In Halogeometricum sp. S1BR25-6, a single genomic region encodes these proteins:
- a CDS encoding class I SAM-dependent methyltransferase — MSGDGSGESRVGGDEELPADAEAPHETYDRIAEHFSSTREYPWPEVREFLDDHAPEATRAGETSERDGPTRGLDMGCGNGRHSEAMAAFVDRVVALDASRGLLAEAGERAVEREFAADLVQGDAASLPLRDDCVAVAVYVATLHHLRPREARVASLSELARVLVPGGRALVSAWSVEHDRFDHEEGFDTTVDWTLPGGERVPRYYHIYDAVEFAADVEESALSVVDSFVSSGNCYAVVAP, encoded by the coding sequence ATGAGCGGAGACGGAAGCGGCGAGTCGCGCGTCGGGGGCGACGAGGAACTCCCCGCGGACGCCGAGGCGCCGCACGAGACGTACGACCGCATCGCGGAGCACTTCTCCTCGACGCGCGAGTACCCGTGGCCGGAGGTGCGGGAGTTCCTCGACGACCACGCGCCCGAGGCGACGCGCGCGGGCGAGACGTCCGAGCGCGACGGACCGACGCGGGGATTGGATATGGGGTGTGGTAACGGCCGACATTCGGAAGCGATGGCCGCGTTCGTCGACCGCGTGGTCGCCCTCGACGCGAGTCGCGGCCTCCTCGCCGAGGCCGGAGAGCGGGCCGTCGAGCGGGAGTTCGCGGCCGATTTGGTCCAGGGGGACGCCGCCTCGCTCCCCCTCCGCGACGACTGCGTCGCCGTGGCCGTCTACGTGGCGACGCTGCATCACCTCCGCCCGCGCGAGGCGCGCGTGGCCAGCCTCTCGGAACTCGCGCGAGTGCTCGTCCCCGGCGGGCGAGCGCTGGTCAGCGCGTGGTCGGTCGAGCACGACCGGTTCGACCACGAGGAGGGGTTCGACACGACGGTGGACTGGACGCTCCCCGGCGGGGAGCGCGTCCCCCGCTACTACCACATCTACGACGCCGTGGAGTTCGCGGCCGACGTAGAGGAATCGGCGCTCTCCGTCGTCGACTCGTTCGTCTCCAGCGGCAACTGCTACGCCGTCGTCGCGCCCTGA
- a CDS encoding NAD(P)/FAD-dependent oxidoreductase, with protein sequence MTDIDDAEEYEVAVVGGGPAGLQAALYTARLGHDTVVVNRGGGRAAMMLDTHNVVGVTEDVSGNEFLQTGREQIQSYGADYVQDLITEATRLDDGRFRLDGNEGAFVADRVVLGMGFNDERPDPPLPRTGKGLHYCLHCDAYMFIDRPVFVMGAGESAAHVAMIMLNFTDEVDLLLRGEDPQWSEETDERLRAHPVDVVHEDIASMTKSENGWLESFEFEDGEVRKYRGGFPMYGSNYNTDLAEQLGCEINDDGTVPVDDDGETSAEGVYAVGDLTPGHNQIPVAMGKGAQAGLAIHYELREFPRSLDEIREGGDVSPDEVPGLGDRIHAAAEEYEEARAPPIESESDSDSDSDSESASSEAEPAADDD encoded by the coding sequence ATGACCGATATCGACGACGCGGAGGAGTACGAAGTCGCGGTGGTCGGCGGCGGTCCGGCGGGCCTGCAGGCGGCGCTGTACACGGCCCGACTGGGCCACGACACCGTCGTCGTGAACCGCGGCGGCGGCCGCGCCGCGATGATGCTCGATACGCACAACGTCGTCGGCGTCACCGAGGACGTCTCGGGCAACGAGTTCCTCCAAACCGGGCGCGAGCAGATCCAGTCCTACGGCGCGGACTACGTGCAGGACCTGATCACCGAGGCGACGCGGCTAGACGACGGCCGGTTCCGCCTCGACGGCAACGAGGGGGCGTTCGTCGCCGACCGGGTCGTCCTCGGGATGGGATTCAACGACGAGCGGCCGGACCCGCCGCTCCCGCGGACGGGAAAGGGCCTGCACTACTGTCTGCACTGCGACGCTTACATGTTCATCGACCGCCCGGTGTTCGTGATGGGCGCGGGCGAGTCGGCGGCCCACGTCGCCATGATCATGCTCAACTTCACCGACGAGGTGGACCTCCTCCTGCGCGGCGAGGACCCGCAGTGGAGCGAGGAGACCGACGAGCGACTCCGCGCGCACCCCGTCGACGTCGTCCACGAGGATATCGCGTCGATGACGAAGTCGGAGAACGGCTGGCTGGAGTCGTTCGAGTTCGAGGATGGGGAAGTTAGGAAGTACCGCGGCGGGTTCCCGATGTACGGGTCGAACTACAACACGGACCTCGCCGAGCAACTCGGCTGCGAGATAAACGACGACGGCACCGTCCCCGTCGACGACGACGGCGAGACGAGCGCCGAGGGCGTCTACGCCGTCGGCGACCTGACGCCCGGCCACAACCAGATTCCGGTCGCGATGGGCAAGGGCGCGCAGGCCGGCCTCGCCATCCACTACGAACTCCGCGAGTTCCCGCGGAGCCTCGACGAGATTCGCGAGGGCGGCGACGTCTCGCCCGACGAGGTTCCCGGCCTCGGTGACCGAATCCACGCCGCCGCCGAGGAGTACGAGGAGGCGCGCGCGCCGCCCATCGAGTCCGAGTCAGACTCCGACTCCGACTCCGATTCCGAGTCGGCGTCCTCCGAGGCCGAACCCGCGGCCGACGACGACTAG